ACGCCCAGAGCTGGCCGAACGCCGCGGGAATGGGCCAGGCGGGCTGACACCCGCCACGCACGGCGTGACGCCCCGGACGGCCGCCGACCGTCCGGGGCGTCGGCGCGGGATCAGTGGGCGACCGGCCAGCCGCTGCTCCAGTCCAGGAGGTTGATCCCCAGCTTGGGGGTGCCGTTGTCGTTGCCGTCGTAGTAGTGGTAGACGATCAGGTCCCCGTCGGTGTCGTGCAGGATCGACTGCCCGCCGGGCCCGATGACGCTGCCGTGCGACTCCAGCACCGGGGTGCCGCCGTTGTTCGTCAGGGCGACACCGCTCCTGTCGTAGTACGGCCCGGTGACGGAGGCCGCCCGGCCGACCTTGACCTTGTAGGTGGAGCCGGTGCCCGCACAGCAGGTGTCGTAGGAGGCGAAGAGGTAGTAGTAGCTGCCGTGCCTGACCACGTAGGGCGCCTCGACGGCCTTGGTCCCGGTGGGGCGGGCGGCGAGCGAGCGCCGGGCGGTGTCGGAGGCGAGCTGTTTGCCGGTCGACGGGTCGAGCCGGATCATCTTGATCCCCGTCCACCAACTCCCGAACGACAGCCACCACTTGCCGTCGCCGTCCACGAAGAGGTTCGGGTCGATGGCGTTGTAGTCGCTGGACGTGGACGAGGTGTAGACGGTGCCGTAGTCGGTCCAGGAGCCGGGCAGGCCGGTGCTCGAACCGGCCAGTCCTATGGCGGACTTGTTGGACCCGAAGGTGGAGACGGCGTAGTACATCAGGTACTTGCCGCCCTGGTACGAGATGTCGGGCGCCCAGGCCTCCGTGGCGCCGTAGGCGGACCACCAGGCCGGCCGGGTGGAGAAGGCGTCCGCGCCCGCGCCGAACGCGACGCGGTCGGTGGAGGTGCGGTAGGAGAGACCGCCGCCGGTGGCGTAGAGGAGGTAGCGGCCGGCCGGCGTGCGGATCATCGTCGGGTCGTGCACGACCGTGGCGCCGGTGACCCTGCCGGGGTCGGGATACGCGGAGGCGGTGGAGGGGACCAGGGCGAGCAGGACCGCCGCCGGGATCGAGAGCAGGGCGGCCCCGCGGGACCGGCGGGGCGTGCGGGGGACGGGTGGGGTGCGGGGGACGGGTGGGGTGCGGCTCATGCGGACGCTCCTTCGGTGGGGGTTCAGCCGCCCGTTCGTGATTCCGAACGGCAGTCGCGTCGTCGGACGGGACCGTAGGATCGAACCCCTTGCGCGTCAATGACCCGCGCACCCACCCGAAAGTCTTCGAAAACACCCCGCGCCGACGGGGGTGCGGCCCGCGGCACCGGCCCGCAGGCCCGGCATTTGCCTGGCAAGCACCTTGACGGAGTGCCACTTTGCCGAACTGACAGTGTGCCGACAGGAACCGTTCCTACGGTGTCGTGCCCATGACAGACACCTCAGATGCGCGCCCTTCCGTCGCGCGCCGTACCGTACTCGTCGCCTCCGGCGCGACCGCAGCGGCCCTGGCCGTAGGCGCCGCTGCCACGCCCGAGGCCCCCACGACCGACACGGCCGACGCCGCTCCCGTCGCCGCCGCGGCCGTCTGCACCCTCACGAAGGAAATGACCGAAGGGCCCTACTACCTCGACGGACAGTACGTCCGCGCCGACGTCACCGAGGGCAAGGCGGGCGTCCCGCTCAAGCTGACGCTCACCGTCGTCGACGACGACACCTGCGTGCCCCTCTCCAACGCGCTCGTGGAGATCTGGCACTGCGACGCCCTCGGCGAGTACTCCGGCTTCGTCGGCAACAACGGCCACAGCGAACCGGACGACGGCACCTTCCTGCGCGGCGGTGTCCTCACCAACGCCAGCGGTGTCGCCAACATCACCACCGTCTACCCCGGCTGGTACCGGGGCCGGTGCATCCACATCCACGTCAAGGTGCACACCAACGTCACGCTGACCTCGAACGGCTCCTTCACCGGCGGCCAGGAACTGCACACCGGCCAGCTCTTCATCAACGAGACCATCACGACGGCCGTCGCGAAAGTCTCCCCGTACTCGACCAACGCGGTCCCCCGCACCACCCTCGCCCAGGACTCCATCTACGACGACGGGGGCGCCGCCTCCGGCCTGCTCACCCTGACGGCGCTGGGCAGCACGACC
Above is a genomic segment from Streptomyces asoensis containing:
- a CDS encoding arabinan endo-1,5-alpha-L-arabinosidase, giving the protein MSRTPPVPRTPPVPRTPRRSRGAALLSIPAAVLLALVPSTASAYPDPGRVTGATVVHDPTMIRTPAGRYLLYATGGGLSYRTSTDRVAFGAGADAFSTRPAWWSAYGATEAWAPDISYQGGKYLMYYAVSTFGSNKSAIGLAGSSTGLPGSWTDYGTVYTSSTSSDYNAIDPNLFVDGDGKWWLSFGSWWTGIKMIRLDPSTGKQLASDTARRSLAARPTGTKAVEAPYVVRHGSYYYLFASYDTCCAGTGSTYKVKVGRAASVTGPYYDRSGVALTNNGGTPVLESHGSVIGPGGQSILHDTDGDLIVYHYYDGNDNGTPKLGINLLDWSSGWPVAH
- a CDS encoding intradiol ring-cleavage dioxygenase, yielding MTDTSDARPSVARRTVLVASGATAAALAVGAAATPEAPTTDTADAAPVAAAAVCTLTKEMTEGPYYLDGQYVRADVTEGKAGVPLKLTLTVVDDDTCVPLSNALVEIWHCDALGEYSGFVGNNGHSEPDDGTFLRGGVLTNASGVANITTVYPGWYRGRCIHIHVKVHTNVTLTSNGSFTGGQELHTGQLFINETITTAVAKVSPYSTNAVPRTTLAQDSIYDDGGAASGLLTLTALGSTTSAGYTGTLTLGVER